A genome region from Flavobacterium sp. includes the following:
- a CDS encoding AAA family ATPase — MKISTIKIKGFRSFGPNEVLIPIEDDLVGLIGLNSAGKTTCLEALKKLFGQTSADRELFRQDFHVGKDENPDFAEEKKTSIEAVIDFSEEEKEAIPHFFSEMVVDEEDGDPYLRIRLEAYWKKSNFIPEGEIDSKMYFIKTAEGVQETEDSKRLFPSHFRSLIQLLYVPAIRRPTEQLRYSSGTILFRVLKKIKWSDAFKGKFDKKVTELNGLFNSLNEFGTVQESITELWQQFHKDERYKDTALGFGGSDLDSILKKIEISFSPTGTYKSYKIDELGEGYRSLFYLTLVCALLDIEEKLSEQEDQENIGINRPLLTILAVEEPENHIAPQLLGRVIKILKKISRNESSQVLLSSHTPAIVKRLRPECILHFRINQNYETEVNRILLPDRKDEAYKYIKEAVHNYPEIYFAKLVVIGEGDSEEVIFNRLMEVMKVDFDDNIITFAPLGHRFVNHIWKLLQALRIPYVTLLDLDIGRDGGGWGRIKYAIKQLIESGTDKNEVLLLSDDTVMQDNKLESMHTRALNKQENIKSLNSWVERLKCFDVFYSAPLDLDFLMLTHYPDFYKNAVPENGGPQIPNEEAEAEKFGKKVISAVHAVLKSEKANGDTYSHEEKKLMIWYNYHFLGRGKPATHIQVLSSMRVREIRENLPPVFNEFFMRIKEILDTEQADEAH; from the coding sequence ATGAAGATAAGCACAATAAAAATTAAAGGTTTCAGATCGTTTGGACCTAATGAAGTTTTGATTCCAATTGAAGATGATCTGGTGGGGTTGATAGGGCTAAACAGTGCGGGCAAAACCACTTGTCTTGAAGCGTTAAAGAAATTGTTTGGGCAGACATCTGCCGATCGGGAGCTTTTTCGTCAGGATTTTCATGTTGGCAAGGATGAAAATCCTGATTTTGCTGAGGAGAAGAAAACTTCCATTGAAGCGGTAATTGATTTTTCAGAGGAAGAAAAAGAGGCGATCCCGCATTTTTTTTCTGAAATGGTTGTAGACGAAGAAGACGGGGATCCTTATCTGCGAATACGATTAGAAGCTTATTGGAAAAAATCGAATTTTATTCCTGAAGGGGAAATCGATTCTAAAATGTATTTTATAAAAACTGCTGAAGGAGTTCAGGAAACTGAAGACAGCAAAAGGCTTTTTCCAAGTCATTTCCGAAGTTTGATTCAATTGCTGTATGTTCCTGCTATCAGAAGACCTACTGAACAATTACGATATTCTTCGGGTACGATTTTATTTCGTGTCTTAAAAAAGATTAAATGGAGTGACGCTTTTAAAGGAAAATTTGATAAGAAAGTGACTGAATTAAACGGTCTTTTCAATTCGCTGAATGAGTTCGGCACAGTTCAGGAATCCATAACAGAATTATGGCAGCAGTTCCATAAAGATGAACGTTATAAGGATACTGCGCTAGGTTTTGGAGGTAGTGATCTAGATTCTATATTAAAAAAAATAGAGATTTCTTTCAGTCCTACGGGGACTTATAAATCCTATAAGATTGATGAACTTGGAGAGGGTTATCGTTCACTGTTTTATCTTACCCTGGTGTGCGCGCTGCTGGATATAGAAGAAAAACTTTCAGAACAGGAAGATCAAGAGAATATCGGGATAAACCGTCCTTTGCTTACAATCCTTGCAGTGGAAGAACCTGAAAATCATATTGCGCCGCAGCTGCTGGGTAGGGTTATAAAAATTCTAAAGAAAATCAGTCGCAATGAAAGTTCACAGGTACTGCTTTCCTCACATACACCGGCGATTGTGAAAAGATTAAGACCTGAATGCATACTGCATTTCAGAATCAATCAAAATTACGAAACAGAAGTCAACAGGATTTTGCTTCCTGACAGAAAAGACGAAGCTTACAAATATATAAAAGAGGCCGTGCATAATTATCCCGAAATTTATTTTGCAAAGCTGGTTGTCATTGGAGAAGGGGATAGTGAGGAGGTAATATTTAACCGTCTAATGGAGGTAATGAAGGTCGATTTCGATGATAACATTATAACATTTGCTCCGCTAGGACACCGTTTTGTAAATCATATTTGGAAACTGCTTCAGGCTCTTCGTATTCCTTATGTGACTCTTCTGGATCTTGATATTGGAAGAGATGGAGGCGGATGGGGAAGGATTAAATATGCAATAAAACAATTAATAGAATCTGGCACAGATAAAAACGAAGTTTTATTGTTATCTGATGATACGGTAATGCAAGATAATAAACTAGAGAGTATGCATACAAGGGCATTAAATAAGCAAGAAAATATTAAAAGCCTGAATAGTTGGGTAGAAAGACTAAAGTGTTTTGATGTTTTTTATTCCGCTCCACTAGATCTTGATTTTTTAATGCTTACACACTATCCTGACTTTTATAAAAATGCAGTGCCGGAAAATGGCGGACCGCAGATTCCGAATGAGGAAGCGGAAGCAGAGAAATTTGGCAAAAAGGTAATTTCGGCTGTGCATGCTGTCTTAAAGTCTGAAAAAGCCAATGGGGATACATATTCTCACGAAGAAAAGAAATTGATGATCTGGTACAATTACCACTTTTTAGGAAGAGGAAAACCGGCAACTCATATTCAGGTATTGTCTTCAATGAGGGTCAGAGAGATTAGAGAAAATCTGCCGCCCGTTTTTAATGAATTTTTTATGCGCATAAAAGAAATTTTAGATACAGAACAAGCAGATGAAGCCCATTAA
- the hemA gene encoding glutamyl-tRNA reductase, with product MENFNMSRSSTFYALGLSYKKADAVIRGKFSLDAKSQSDLLLQAKAEGIESLVVTSTCNRTEIYGFAHHPYQLIKLLCENSNGSVEEFRQAAYIYKNEEAVSHMFRVGTGLDSQILGDFEIISQIKTAFNNSKREGLVNTFLDRLVNTVIQASKKVKTETKISSGATSVSFASVQYIIRNVADIGNKNILLFGTGKIGRNTCENLVKHTKNSHIALINRTKNKAELLAGKLNVIVKDYADLKQELQQADVLVVATGAQNPTIDKTSLALQKPLLILDLSIPRNVDANVEEIPGVTLIHLDDLSQITDDTLEKRKQHIPAAEAIIDDLKLELNTWVNGRKCAPTIHALKSKLNDIVSAEFAFQKRKTTHFDDAQMDLISSRIIQKLTNHFASHLKNENTSVDQSIEFIEKVFQIGHLALDKASSPIEEKYKINLS from the coding sequence ATGGAAAATTTTAATATGTCCAGATCCTCCACTTTTTATGCATTGGGGTTAAGCTACAAGAAAGCAGATGCAGTTATCAGAGGAAAATTTAGTCTAGATGCTAAATCACAATCTGATTTATTGCTGCAGGCCAAGGCAGAAGGGATAGAATCATTGGTAGTTACTTCTACCTGCAATAGAACTGAAATTTATGGTTTTGCCCATCATCCTTATCAACTCATCAAACTGCTTTGCGAGAACAGCAATGGCTCTGTAGAAGAATTTCGGCAGGCTGCTTATATATATAAGAATGAAGAAGCTGTCAGCCATATGTTCCGGGTAGGAACAGGTTTAGACAGTCAGATTCTGGGTGATTTTGAAATCATCAGCCAGATTAAAACCGCCTTTAACAATAGTAAACGGGAAGGTTTGGTCAATACATTTCTGGACCGGCTGGTAAATACAGTTATTCAGGCGAGCAAAAAAGTTAAAACGGAGACGAAAATTTCTTCTGGTGCAACATCGGTTTCTTTTGCATCAGTGCAGTATATTATCCGAAATGTGGCGGATATTGGAAACAAAAATATTTTGCTGTTCGGAACGGGGAAAATAGGAAGAAATACGTGCGAAAACTTAGTAAAACATACTAAAAACAGCCATATTGCCCTTATAAACAGAACAAAAAACAAAGCCGAATTACTGGCTGGCAAGCTGAATGTTATTGTAAAAGATTATGCTGATTTAAAACAGGAACTGCAGCAGGCCGATGTGCTGGTTGTAGCTACAGGAGCACAAAATCCCACTATTGACAAAACATCGCTTGCTTTACAGAAACCCTTATTGATTCTGGATTTATCCATCCCGCGCAATGTAGATGCCAATGTAGAAGAAATCCCCGGTGTAACTTTAATACATCTGGATGATCTGTCTCAAATTACGGATGACACGCTGGAAAAGAGAAAACAGCATATTCCTGCTGCAGAAGCCATTATTGATGATCTGAAATTAGAACTGAATACCTGGGTGAACGGCCGAAAATGTGCTCCGACTATTCATGCCTTAAAATCCAAGCTAAATGATATTGTATCAGCAGAATTTGCTTTTCAAAAAAGGAAAACAACCCATTTTGATGATGCACAGATGGATTTAATCAGTTCAAGAATTATTCAAAAATTAACAAACCATTTTGCCAGCCATTTAAAAAATGAAAACACTTCAGTGGATCAAAGCATTGAATTTATTGAAAAAGTATTTCAGATAGGGCATCTTGCACTGGATAAGGCTTCTTCACCAATAGAAGAAAAATACAAAATCAATCTGTCATAA
- a CDS encoding anti-sigma factor: protein MEDKQYIESGILELYVYGLLTEKENLEIAELARENPEIESEIISIEKAVSALSSSFSPFHSAANFEKTKARLELKHTKVVDIKPASKRPQYLGWAAAVLLLLGFGYQTLELTKSKQAVSEAGGEKNKIEREYAILDQQNKQTEKNLSIVRDIKNTSVTLGGQSVSPASFAKVYWNRETKTTYIDAAGLPNPPKGMVYQVWSLKLSPVLTPTSIGLLDNFEENSQKIFAVSQTDSAEAFGITLEPAGGSLTPTMEQLYTLGKV from the coding sequence ATGGAAGATAAGCAATATATTGAATCAGGCATTTTAGAACTTTACGTTTACGGCCTGCTGACAGAAAAAGAGAACCTGGAAATTGCCGAACTGGCCAGAGAAAACCCTGAGATTGAAAGTGAAATCATTTCTATAGAAAAAGCTGTTTCAGCCTTATCATCAAGCTTCTCACCTTTCCATTCGGCTGCCAATTTCGAGAAAACAAAAGCGCGTTTAGAGCTTAAACATACTAAAGTTGTCGATATAAAACCAGCATCAAAACGTCCGCAGTACCTGGGCTGGGCGGCTGCAGTATTATTATTGTTAGGTTTTGGATATCAGACTTTAGAACTGACAAAATCCAAACAGGCAGTCTCTGAGGCTGGAGGGGAAAAAAATAAAATTGAAAGAGAATATGCTATTTTAGACCAGCAGAATAAACAGACTGAGAAAAATCTGAGCATTGTGAGAGACATTAAAAATACAAGCGTTACTCTGGGCGGACAATCAGTATCTCCGGCATCATTTGCAAAAGTGTATTGGAACAGAGAAACAAAAACGACTTATATCGACGCGGCAGGTCTGCCAAACCCTCCAAAAGGAATGGTTTACCAGGTTTGGTCTTTAAAACTAAGTCCGGTGCTTACCCCGACAAGTATTGGTCTGCTGGATAATTTTGAAGAAAACTCTCAAAAAATCTTCGCTGTAAGCCAAACCGATTCAGCTGAAGCTTTTGGCATCACGCTGGAACCTGCAGGGGGAAGCCTCACACCTACAATGGAACAGCTTTATACTTTAGGAAAAGTCTAA
- a CDS encoding YceI family protein, translated as MKKTILIAMLSVYAIGVSQEKMVSKSAKVIFEASVPSFEEVKAVNRNVTFVLNPATGEIASLALMKGFQFKAALMEEHFNENYIESDQYPKAVFKGKIEGFDLQSLSADAKDFIIKGKLQLHGKSRDINTAAKISRSPSGVSISCNFSVNASDFNIEIPNLVKSKLSNKINIQFAAVLEANRQ; from the coding sequence ATGAAAAAAACAATACTTATTGCAATGCTGAGTGTTTACGCTATTGGCGTATCACAAGAAAAAATGGTCAGTAAATCGGCAAAAGTCATTTTTGAAGCTTCCGTTCCTTCTTTTGAAGAAGTTAAGGCAGTAAATCGGAATGTTACTTTTGTTTTGAATCCAGCAACAGGAGAGATTGCAAGTTTAGCCCTGATGAAAGGTTTCCAGTTTAAGGCTGCCTTAATGGAAGAACACTTCAATGAAAATTATATTGAAAGTGACCAATATCCAAAAGCCGTATTTAAAGGAAAGATAGAAGGATTTGATCTTCAAAGCCTAAGCGCAGATGCTAAGGATTTTATCATTAAAGGCAAATTACAACTCCACGGTAAATCCAGGGATATAAATACTGCTGCAAAGATAAGCAGATCACCATCAGGGGTCAGCATTTCATGTAATTTCAGCGTAAATGCCAGTGATTTTAATATTGAAATCCCAAATTTGGTTAAAAGCAAGCTTTCCAATAAAATAAATATCCAGTTTGCCGCAGTTTTAGAAGCCAATAGACAATAA
- a CDS encoding YceI family protein, whose translation MESGWIIRKIIYNSNMKKIIIMPMLLASFIVFSQEKIVTKSATITLEASVPSFQPVAGTNSKVTFVLNPATGEVASLALMKGFQFEMALMEEHFNENYMETDKYPKAIFRGQIEGFDIKNLTEDYKDYTIKGKLEMHGKSKDISADAKITRSGSRVTFISDFEVNASDFNIPIPALIKYKLDNKVKIQIIAVLK comes from the coding sequence ATGGAATCAGGATGGATTATTAGAAAAATAATCTATAACAGCAACATGAAGAAAATCATAATAATGCCAATGCTATTGGCTTCTTTTATTGTTTTTTCACAGGAAAAAATAGTAACTAAATCTGCAACAATAACTCTGGAAGCTTCAGTACCTTCTTTTCAGCCGGTTGCAGGAACTAACAGCAAGGTAACTTTTGTTTTGAATCCCGCAACTGGAGAAGTGGCAAGTCTGGCTTTAATGAAAGGATTCCAGTTTGAAATGGCATTAATGGAAGAACATTTTAATGAAAATTACATGGAAACCGATAAATATCCAAAAGCTATTTTTAGAGGGCAAATAGAAGGATTCGACATTAAAAATCTAACTGAAGATTATAAAGATTACACGATAAAAGGAAAATTAGAAATGCATGGAAAATCCAAGGATATAAGTGCCGATGCAAAAATTACAAGATCGGGTTCCAGAGTCACCTTTATATCTGATTTTGAAGTAAATGCAAGTGATTTTAACATTCCGATTCCAGCGCTTATTAAATATAAACTGGATAATAAAGTCAAAATTCAAATTATTGCAGTTTTAAAATAA
- a CDS encoding TonB-dependent receptor plug domain-containing protein — MKKVLFFAAALTASLQIYAQKKDSISGKYTLMDEVIIEGVRKSKDVSSELASKLPLKNLENPQVTASVSPQLIKNRNFFTQGEMLKNATGVAPSWAGISPYYSIRGFRTRSSFRNGVNGYVASDMDPANIAQLEVIKGPSAVIFGGGGATMITFGGLINRVTLKPQQTTFADITVMGGSYNLQRATLDINTPLDKDGKVLARLTGAYNYNDTFQDQGFSKTFFLAPSISYKISDDLNIQLDAEILNKTATNNPLYQVALGTAKSADELHLDYYRSFNDNSLTLNNKAVNIYGKVIYRLSENWKSETNLISVNNKTPGDYIRLRLDDNSQNVTRRVYRMYPENITSQQIQQDFVGNFKIGSVKNRLIAGVEYYHYLYGIASKSMNFTKVSAAGTDPENANFNNEYISGQLALKPYGENYKAIQDHYSLYISDVINPLENLSVMLSARINYINNKGTEDLLTATTTGDYTQTAVSPKLGINYQIIPERIALFANYMNGFQPQAPQSVNGQMTNFQPVYGNQWESGVKVSLKKNLLDAVLSYYNIDLTNAVRQNPNDTASYLQDGEQRSKGFEADLESNPMKGLFLHAGFAYNDSKLIVSDALTQGLRPVDAGPKLSGTWYVNYAPQSKALNGFSLGIGGSHYGKDLMINNINGSFYTNPYTVINSVLSFEKTRYVFSLSANNLLNEHYWYGGRGMVTPGTLRQVILSLKLKL; from the coding sequence ATGAAAAAAGTACTATTTTTTGCGGCAGCTTTGACGGCTTCACTACAAATCTATGCGCAAAAAAAAGACAGCATATCGGGCAAATATACCTTAATGGACGAGGTGATTATTGAAGGAGTCAGAAAGTCCAAAGATGTTTCCAGTGAACTGGCTTCTAAATTGCCACTCAAGAACCTGGAAAATCCTCAGGTGACCGCTTCGGTCTCACCGCAGCTTATTAAAAACAGAAATTTTTTCACTCAAGGCGAAATGCTCAAAAATGCCACAGGTGTTGCGCCCAGCTGGGCAGGAATTTCACCTTATTATTCCATCCGGGGATTTCGTACCCGATCGAGCTTCAGAAATGGCGTAAACGGTTATGTGGCCTCTGATATGGATCCGGCAAACATCGCCCAGTTAGAAGTAATTAAAGGACCAAGCGCTGTAATTTTTGGCGGAGGCGGCGCAACTATGATTACTTTTGGAGGACTAATTAATCGGGTTACCCTAAAACCACAACAGACCACTTTTGCTGACATTACTGTAATGGGCGGATCTTACAATCTGCAACGTGCAACTCTTGATATCAATACACCTCTTGACAAAGATGGAAAGGTTCTTGCCCGTTTAACCGGCGCTTATAACTACAATGATACTTTTCAGGACCAGGGTTTTTCAAAAACATTTTTTTTAGCTCCAAGTATTTCTTATAAAATCAGCGATGATTTAAATATTCAGCTTGATGCCGAAATTTTAAACAAAACCGCTACCAACAATCCGCTTTACCAGGTGGCTTTGGGGACTGCTAAATCAGCAGATGAACTCCATTTGGATTATTACCGTTCTTTCAATGACAACTCACTTACACTCAATAATAAGGCAGTAAATATTTACGGAAAAGTCATTTACAGGCTTTCAGAGAATTGGAAATCGGAAACCAATTTAATTTCAGTCAATAATAAAACTCCGGGCGATTACATCCGATTAAGATTAGATGATAACAGCCAGAATGTGACGCGAAGAGTGTACAGAATGTATCCGGAAAACATTACCAGCCAGCAGATCCAGCAGGATTTTGTGGGGAATTTCAAAATTGGCAGTGTGAAAAACCGGCTGATTGCGGGGGTTGAATACTATCATTATCTCTATGGGATTGCCAGTAAATCTATGAATTTTACTAAAGTTTCAGCTGCTGGGACAGATCCTGAGAATGCTAATTTTAATAATGAATACATTTCCGGTCAATTGGCCTTAAAACCCTATGGAGAGAATTATAAGGCAATTCAGGATCATTATTCCCTATATATTTCAGACGTTATCAACCCTTTGGAGAATTTAAGTGTAATGCTTAGTGCCCGAATCAATTACATCAATAACAAAGGGACTGAGGATTTATTAACAGCGACAACTACCGGGGATTACACACAAACGGCTGTTTCTCCGAAATTGGGAATCAATTACCAGATTATCCCTGAAAGAATAGCATTATTTGCTAATTATATGAATGGTTTTCAGCCGCAGGCACCGCAGTCGGTAAACGGGCAGATGACCAATTTCCAGCCCGTTTATGGAAACCAGTGGGAATCGGGAGTTAAAGTTTCCCTGAAAAAGAACCTGTTGGATGCCGTTTTGAGCTATTATAATATTGATCTAACCAATGCGGTAAGACAAAATCCAAATGATACGGCTTCCTATCTGCAGGATGGCGAGCAGCGCAGTAAAGGTTTTGAAGCAGATTTAGAATCAAATCCGATGAAAGGACTGTTTTTGCATGCTGGTTTTGCTTATAATGACAGTAAACTTATTGTTTCCGATGCACTTACTCAAGGGCTAAGGCCTGTAGATGCCGGTCCCAAACTTTCCGGAACCTGGTACGTGAATTACGCTCCGCAGTCAAAAGCTTTAAATGGCTTTTCATTAGGTATAGGCGGCAGTCATTATGGTAAAGATCTGATGATCAATAATATCAATGGCTCTTTTTATACGAATCCTTATACGGTAATCAACTCGGTGCTGAGTTTTGAGAAAACCCGTTATGTATTTTCACTTTCTGCCAATAACCTGCTCAACGAACATTATTGGTATGGCGGCCGTGGTATGGTTACTCCGGGAACCCTTCGCCAGGTGATTTTATCTTTGAAATTAAAATTGTAA
- a CDS encoding AraC family transcriptional regulator has product MEEEIQIEDGLTLIRFQNDSSESFSAQHEIGAGLIQFHFALKGNAFFLSSQDHCTLELKEEKSLILCNLQHQSLLKLELSPNSWMISVIVSINKFHSLFSLQADYISILSPDKKKKKYYTEGYISPAMAVVLSQLFHYSLHPSLKNLYYKGKAYELLSLYFNKMEDPNAVQCPFLTDEDNVLKIKKAREILIANMAEPPGLQQLADEIGLNMKKLKTGFKQIYGDTVYGFLFDYKMDFALKLLDSGSYNVNEVGLKIGYSTGSHFIAGFKKKFSTTPKRYIMSINTNHKNSFAFID; this is encoded by the coding sequence ATGGAGGAAGAAATACAAATTGAGGACGGCCTTACCCTTATCCGTTTCCAGAACGACAGCTCAGAATCTTTTTCTGCACAGCACGAAATAGGTGCCGGCCTGATACAGTTTCATTTCGCACTAAAAGGTAATGCATTTTTTTTGTCCAGTCAGGATCATTGCACATTAGAATTGAAAGAGGAAAAATCACTGATTTTGTGCAATCTGCAGCATCAGTCATTGCTTAAGTTAGAACTTTCTCCAAATTCATGGATGATTTCTGTTATTGTTTCGATTAATAAATTTCACTCGTTATTTTCCCTTCAAGCAGATTATATTTCTATTTTAAGCCCCGATAAGAAGAAAAAAAAGTATTATACCGAAGGGTACATCAGTCCTGCTATGGCTGTTGTTTTGAGCCAGCTGTTTCATTACAGCCTTCATCCTTCCCTAAAGAACCTTTATTATAAAGGAAAAGCATATGAATTATTGAGTCTGTATTTCAATAAAATGGAAGATCCAAACGCAGTGCAATGTCCATTTTTGACTGATGAAGATAACGTGCTGAAAATCAAAAAAGCCAGAGAAATACTTATCGCCAATATGGCCGAACCGCCAGGACTGCAGCAGCTGGCAGATGAAATTGGGCTGAATATGAAAAAATTAAAAACAGGCTTCAAACAAATTTATGGTGATACGGTATACGGTTTTCTGTTTGACTACAAAATGGATTTCGCCTTAAAACTATTGGACAGCGGTTCTTACAATGTAAATGAAGTCGGGCTGAAAATAGGATACAGCACCGGAAGCCACTTTATTGCGGGATTCAAGAAAAAATTTTCCACAACCCCAAAAAGATATATAATGTCCATTAATACCAATCATAAAAACAGTTTCGCTTTTATAGATTAA
- a CDS encoding RNA polymerase sigma factor, translating to MSQEELLVLIRKKDERAFTHLYDMYSKSLFSVINVLVKNREEAEDVLQEVFVKIWKNIDSYSESKGRFYTWILNIARNTSIDKLRSKNFNNTQKNLSSDNFVNLLDDSNKLANKLDAIGIQEFVKKLKPKCIEIIDLLFFKGYTQQEASEELAIPLGTVKTQNRNCINDLRNYLKI from the coding sequence ATGAGCCAAGAAGAATTATTGGTATTAATCCGCAAAAAAGATGAAAGGGCTTTCACCCATCTCTATGATATGTATTCAAAAAGCTTGTTTTCGGTCATAAATGTTCTGGTAAAAAACCGCGAAGAAGCCGAAGATGTCCTGCAGGAAGTCTTTGTAAAAATCTGGAAAAACATCGATAGCTACAGCGAAAGCAAGGGCCGGTTCTACACTTGGATCCTTAATATTGCAAGGAATACATCTATTGACAAGCTGCGATCCAAAAATTTCAACAACACCCAAAAAAACCTTTCTTCGGATAATTTCGTAAATCTGTTAGATGACAGTAATAAATTAGCTAATAAACTAGATGCAATTGGCATTCAGGAGTTCGTTAAAAAACTGAAACCAAAATGTATCGAGATTATTGATCTGCTATTCTTTAAGGGATATACCCAGCAGGAAGCTTCAGAAGAATTAGCTATACCTTTGGGAACTGTAAAGACACAAAACAGAAACTGTATCAACGATTTAAGAAATTATTTAAAGATATAA
- a CDS encoding DUF5777 family beta-barrel protein, whose protein sequence is MKNFILLFFLFPLLTFSQTDLLSGVETPSAKEKVTSAFKALKIVNLESTKLAAKGDLYFVVAHRFGSIKDGFEGFYGLDNANTQIKFIYGLTNGLNVSAARSEFAYDFATKYMLFPQIKDGFPVTIAGFNSLSINNTLKESLYPKLQFKDRLTYVAQLLISRKFSEKLSLEIVPSFFHQNFVEDVDQSNSQYAIGFGGRYKFAKRWSLNMDYAAHLNRAPNSLYKNPLSIGFDLETGGHVFQMHFTSSQAIDEAGYLGRTTGDWTKGDIFFGFNLARVF, encoded by the coding sequence ATGAAAAACTTTATCCTATTATTTTTTTTATTTCCGCTGTTAACCTTCTCCCAAACCGATTTATTGTCCGGGGTAGAAACTCCTTCTGCAAAAGAAAAAGTGACATCTGCATTCAAAGCCTTAAAAATCGTTAATCTCGAATCTACAAAATTGGCAGCAAAAGGCGATTTGTATTTTGTTGTTGCACACCGATTCGGCTCTATTAAAGATGGCTTTGAAGGTTTCTATGGACTGGATAATGCCAATACGCAGATTAAATTTATTTACGGTCTAACAAATGGACTCAACGTAAGTGCCGCCAGAAGTGAATTTGCTTATGACTTTGCAACAAAATATATGCTGTTTCCTCAAATAAAAGACGGCTTTCCTGTTACTATTGCCGGTTTTAATAGTTTATCTATTAATAACACATTAAAAGAAAGTCTGTATCCGAAACTTCAATTTAAAGACAGGCTGACTTATGTTGCGCAGCTGCTGATTTCAAGAAAATTTTCTGAAAAGCTGTCTTTAGAAATTGTGCCGTCATTCTTTCATCAAAATTTTGTTGAAGATGTAGATCAAAGCAATTCCCAATATGCCATAGGATTTGGAGGGAGGTATAAATTCGCTAAGCGCTGGTCCTTAAATATGGATTATGCGGCGCATTTAAACAGAGCGCCAAATTCACTTTATAAAAATCCGCTGTCTATTGGTTTTGATCTGGAAACGGGCGGACATGTTTTCCAGATGCATTTTACCAGTTCACAGGCAATTGATGAGGCTGGATATCTAGGAAGAACCACTGGCGACTGGACAAAAGGAGATATATTTTTTGGATTTAATCTTGCCAGGGTTTTCTAG
- a CDS encoding PepSY-associated TM helix domain-containing protein, translating into MKKITKTSFKLHSCLGLFFGVLYLFFGISGALLVFKKEIEYFNNPPMHCCVKGSKTISLNQMYHKVSERYPQARQIMLQTFPRNSCDTYEFMIFNYQDNVSDNYLYCCMVDPYSGKIVAEGSFSSLQSPFFRWLYAAHYSLLIDKPGRLITAIAAIALILNLITGVIIYRKKIFAVLVFKEKLNRKSSRTLYSSLHRIIGVWTLLLNFILFFTGFWMNKSLFLPSEWELISKKEQNYRTRANIDQVIKQAREIPNFNPIAVKIAADKKTDIIVSGEFSDTQNPLYFGKGSDVYYDSNNGNWIKTIRIEEKSFSDRFYWMMKQLHRGDYDSVWIKILYVIAGFSPAVLSITGFILWRRKGRKEISKKYK; encoded by the coding sequence TTGAAAAAAATTACAAAGACCTCATTTAAACTGCACAGCTGCCTCGGATTGTTTTTCGGGGTACTGTATCTGTTTTTTGGAATTTCGGGCGCTTTATTGGTTTTTAAAAAAGAGATTGAGTATTTCAATAATCCGCCAATGCATTGCTGTGTAAAGGGCAGTAAAACCATTTCATTAAACCAGATGTATCATAAAGTCTCTGAGAGGTATCCCCAGGCGCGGCAGATCATGCTGCAGACTTTTCCCAGAAATAGCTGCGACACCTATGAATTTATGATTTTTAATTATCAGGATAATGTCAGCGATAATTATCTCTATTGCTGTATGGTAGACCCTTATTCTGGAAAAATTGTAGCAGAAGGCAGTTTTAGCTCTTTACAATCGCCTTTTTTCCGCTGGCTGTATGCTGCGCATTATTCCCTTTTAATTGATAAACCAGGCAGGCTTATAACGGCCATTGCGGCCATTGCATTAATTTTAAACTTAATTACAGGTGTGATCATTTATCGCAAAAAGATATTTGCTGTACTTGTTTTTAAAGAGAAGTTAAATCGTAAATCTTCCAGAACCCTTTATTCTTCGCTGCACAGGATTATTGGTGTCTGGACCCTGTTGCTTAATTTTATTCTTTTTTTTACAGGTTTCTGGATGAATAAAAGTCTTTTTTTACCTTCTGAATGGGAATTAATTTCTAAGAAAGAACAGAATTATCGGACAAGGGCAAATATTGACCAGGTGATAAAACAGGCACGGGAGATTCCGAATTTTAATCCAATTGCCGTAAAAATAGCTGCTGATAAAAAAACGGATATTATAGTAAGCGGTGAGTTTTCTGATACCCAAAACCCGCTGTATTTTGGGAAAGGCAGTGACGTTTATTATGACAGTAATAATGGAAATTGGATTAAAACAATACGGATTGAAGAAAAATCATTTTCCGACCGGTTTTATTGGATGATGAAACAGCTCCACAGGGGGGATTATGATAGTGTTTGGATAAAAATTCTGTATGTAATTGCCGGATTCAGTCCTGCAGTACTTTCTATTACTGGATTTATTCTTTGGAGAAGAAAAGGCAGAAAAGAAATATCTAAAAAATACAAATAA